In Patescibacteria group bacterium, the sequence CGCGCATCAGATGAGCCGTGTGAGACCGTTGTTCCTACAGAAATGTCATACAGGTCGTGTGCAAGTTTTTTAAAAAGTTGGAAGGCGTGGTGTGTGCAATCATTTCCATACGGAAAACCGGTAATTAGTTCTTTTACGTCGATTCTATCATGCTTTGCAATAGTAGCTCGTAGAGCATCTCTGATAGCGGATTCATCTTCTGTAAAACAGCGTATATCAACGGTGGTGCTTGCCGAAGCCGG encodes:
- a CDS encoding M20/M25/M40 family metallo-hydrolase — encoded protein: PASASTTVDIRCFTEDESAIRDALRATIAKHDRIDVKELITGFPYGNDCTHHAFQLFKKLAHDLYDISVGTTVSHGSSDARYFAQKEIPVLLINPTGGDYHCDSEWIDLEDLEHYYQVLKQWVSHVAKK